Proteins from a single region of Thermococcus sp. CX2:
- a CDS encoding Sjogren's syndrome/scleroderma autoantigen 1 family protein, producing the protein MALKGPTEEEIRTILMPLMLSGAKMLDKHCPRCGSPLFEKDDKVFCPICEHRARQRKAEMRGIEERLMEKLTELANSLPEDLTELEKHLSVMEKIIGLLERYKRLEGGE; encoded by the coding sequence ATGGCACTGAAGGGCCCTACAGAAGAAGAGATAAGAACGATCCTCATGCCCCTCATGCTTTCGGGAGCCAAGATGCTCGACAAGCACTGCCCTAGGTGCGGCTCGCCTCTCTTCGAGAAGGATGACAAGGTGTTCTGTCCAATCTGCGAGCACAGGGCCAGGCAAAGGAAGGCCGAGATGAGGGGAATTGAGGAACGGTTAATGGAGAAGCTAACCGAACTCGCCAACTCGCTTCCCGAGGATTTAACCGAGCTCGAGAAACACTTAAGTGTCATGGAAAAAATAATAGGGCTGCTGGAGAGATACAAAAGGCTGGAGGGAGGAGAATGA
- a CDS encoding ArsR family transcriptional regulator — translation MKNVRVMKALEEGPKTIEEIVEATKLPKMEVRRYLLRFLEQGKVESYQKNGKLFWKIKEKDEKEEEFKYV, via the coding sequence ATGAAGAACGTCAGGGTTATGAAGGCTCTGGAGGAAGGCCCCAAGACCATCGAGGAGATAGTCGAGGCAACTAAACTTCCAAAGATGGAAGTCAGGCGCTACCTGCTCCGCTTTTTGGAGCAGGGAAAGGTCGAAAGCTATCAAAAGAACGGGAAGCTCTTCTGGAAGATTAAGGAGAAAGACGAAAAAGAGGAAGAGTTCAAGTACGTTTAG
- the trmBL2 gene encoding HTH-type transcriptional regulator TrmBL2 gives MVKDRMVELLQEHFELNLYEARAYVALVGFGVLTPAELASVSEVPAPRTYDVLRSLEKKGFAISQPGKVNKYRPVHPENILEKFIEEWQERVKEELEAKKKAKEELLELMNPLIETEIPKYGVERIWVVRGIRNATLKTKEMFEEVREQILLADDGYIAINLESDIIKAIDNGAKAKIIVTENVYHRLGTSKIMDYYKAGKLELKVIDKLELPMLICDDEVFFALEDMAARYFNYETQIWIKDFRVKALFEGKFNEYWEKAKKA, from the coding sequence ATGGTTAAGGACAGGATGGTAGAGCTCCTTCAGGAGCACTTTGAGTTGAACCTCTACGAGGCCAGGGCATACGTTGCATTAGTTGGGTTCGGAGTACTAACCCCAGCGGAGCTCGCCAGCGTCTCTGAAGTTCCGGCTCCGAGAACCTACGATGTACTCAGGAGCCTTGAGAAGAAGGGCTTCGCCATAAGCCAGCCGGGCAAGGTCAATAAGTACAGGCCAGTTCACCCGGAGAACATCCTCGAGAAGTTCATCGAGGAGTGGCAGGAGCGTGTTAAGGAAGAGCTCGAAGCCAAGAAGAAGGCCAAGGAAGAGCTCCTCGAGCTCATGAACCCGCTCATCGAGACGGAGATTCCGAAGTACGGCGTCGAGAGGATATGGGTCGTCAGGGGCATAAGGAACGCCACCCTCAAGACCAAGGAGATGTTCGAGGAAGTTAGGGAGCAGATACTCCTTGCCGATGATGGCTACATAGCCATCAACCTCGAGAGCGACATCATAAAGGCCATAGACAACGGCGCCAAGGCTAAGATAATCGTCACCGAAAACGTCTATCACAGGCTTGGAACTTCTAAGATAATGGACTACTACAAGGCCGGAAAGCTCGAGCTCAAGGTCATCGACAAGCTCGAGCTTCCGATGCTCATCTGCGACGACGAGGTCTTCTTCGCCCTTGAGGACATGGCTGCCAGGTACTTCAACTACGAGACCCAGATCTGGATAAAGGACTTCCGCGTCAAGGCCCTCTTCGAGGGCAAGTTCAATGAGTATTGGGAGAAGGCGAAGAAGGCCTGA
- the rgy gene encoding reverse gyrase: protein MKAVYREMCPNCVGRISDERLCSKNPCDECLPEAVHANSYLELITAVRNALKLRGTLKAWEELYQLESQTREIEEFFEKATGFTFWSAQRTWVKRLVRGRSFSIIAPTGMGKSTFGAFMAVWHATKGKKSYIVVPTTPLVIQTVKKIEKIAEKAGIKVNLAYYHGNLRKKEKEEMVTRIQNEDYDILVTSAQWLARKFDEVLKGRHFDFIFVDDVDAFLKASKNIDRSLLLLGFTEEIIQKAWEIIRLKKSMARYLNGRAEDRDERLKELNEEIEKLQREIEEFKVRNNVGIMIIASATGSARGDRIKLYRELLGFEVGSGRSALRNVVDSYLKPSKDIKEHVEELLARLGRGGIIFTPIDQGLAYAEELANYLKEKGFRVELVSSRNKKAIERFENGEADYLIGSATYYGSLVRGLDLPHLIRYAIFTGVPKFRFSIDLERPTIYRALGLMSEIMDFLSDEQRKEAEKLHARLRRLIRNIPQFELLKIEEALAEGLPIEGGFQNHVLDVFRQVVEFLRRVLKDGEVLRKLAEDPFISLKEEGGKWYIEIPDVRTYIQATGRTSRLFAGGITKGLSVLIVDNEKVFNGLVRQMRWRFTEFKMVPFEELNLEEILRQIDEDREKVRLVMAGKISAKVKDLVKSALMIVESPNKARTIANFFGQPSKRRIGDLVAYEVSIGNRMLTILASGGHMFDLVTNEGYHGVLVEQNDGMLKFIPVYDTIKRCRDCGHQFVDWEEKGICPRCGSTNVRDALENVKAMREIAQEVDEILIATDPDTEGEKIAWDIRNVLSPYTPNIRRIEFHEVTRPAILRAIEEARDINEGRVNAQLVRRIEDRWIGFELSQELQRVFENRNLSAGRVQTPVLGWVIERYKEFTESETYFLGLTLENGLSVTLEVGKDGKEVKPPEEIVVEDVSIEEREINPSPPYTTDAMLRDASTFLKLSAPETMRLAQDLFELGLITYHRTDSTHVSSTGIEVAKEYITQEIGEEYFKPRPWGEEGTHEAIRPTRPIDTGRLMQLIRDGVITLPKNLTRNHYRLYDMIFKRFMTSQMKAAKVLYEKATIDASVGKAEVEGYVDILYDGWARIRKLPLRELPKLEKGQKLKVVESKKWKAPKVQLYTQGDLIALMKEKKIGRPSTYAKIVKTLLQRYYVIETRGRKKLVPTEQGIKVYHYLISKYKELVSEEKTRELEEIMDQIEENKVDYQTVLRQLYSEIQEYLK, encoded by the coding sequence ATGAAGGCCGTTTATCGGGAGATGTGCCCAAACTGCGTCGGTAGAATCTCCGATGAGAGACTGTGCAGTAAGAATCCCTGCGATGAGTGCCTCCCCGAAGCTGTTCACGCTAATTCTTATTTGGAGCTTATAACTGCTGTGAGAAATGCGCTTAAGCTGCGTGGCACACTCAAGGCCTGGGAGGAGCTCTACCAGCTTGAAAGCCAAACGCGCGAGATAGAGGAGTTCTTCGAAAAAGCTACTGGCTTCACCTTCTGGAGCGCCCAGAGGACGTGGGTCAAGCGGCTGGTCAGGGGAAGGAGCTTCTCAATCATAGCCCCGACGGGAATGGGCAAGAGCACCTTTGGAGCCTTTATGGCAGTTTGGCATGCAACCAAAGGCAAGAAGAGCTATATCGTCGTCCCAACGACTCCGCTGGTAATCCAGACAGTTAAGAAAATCGAGAAGATAGCAGAGAAAGCCGGCATTAAGGTTAACCTCGCATACTACCACGGCAATCTCAGGAAGAAGGAAAAGGAAGAGATGGTCACCAGGATTCAGAACGAGGACTACGATATCCTGGTCACCAGCGCCCAGTGGCTCGCTCGGAAGTTCGACGAGGTTCTGAAGGGCAGGCACTTCGACTTCATCTTTGTTGACGATGTGGATGCCTTCCTCAAGGCCTCAAAGAACATAGACCGTTCGCTTCTCCTTCTCGGCTTCACGGAAGAAATAATCCAGAAGGCGTGGGAGATAATAAGGCTGAAGAAGAGCATGGCGCGCTATCTAAACGGCCGCGCCGAAGACAGGGACGAGAGGCTCAAGGAGCTTAACGAGGAGATAGAGAAGCTCCAGCGCGAGATAGAGGAGTTCAAGGTCAGAAACAACGTCGGCATAATGATCATCGCCTCGGCCACTGGGAGCGCGAGGGGGGACAGGATAAAGCTCTACCGCGAGCTGCTTGGCTTCGAGGTGGGGAGTGGACGTTCCGCGTTGAGGAACGTCGTGGACAGCTATCTGAAGCCGAGCAAAGACATCAAGGAGCACGTGGAGGAGCTCCTCGCGAGGCTCGGTAGGGGCGGCATAATCTTCACCCCCATCGATCAGGGGCTGGCATATGCCGAAGAACTGGCGAATTATCTCAAGGAAAAGGGCTTCCGCGTTGAGCTCGTTTCGTCCAGGAACAAAAAGGCAATTGAGAGGTTTGAAAACGGCGAGGCTGACTACTTGATCGGCTCGGCCACCTACTACGGCTCTCTTGTCAGGGGTCTCGATTTACCCCACCTCATCCGTTATGCGATCTTTACGGGCGTTCCAAAGTTCAGGTTTTCCATAGACCTCGAGAGGCCGACCATCTACCGCGCCCTTGGTTTGATGAGCGAGATTATGGACTTCCTGAGCGACGAGCAGAGGAAGGAGGCGGAAAAGCTTCACGCAAGGCTGAGGAGGCTCATCAGAAACATCCCCCAGTTTGAACTCCTAAAAATCGAGGAGGCGCTGGCAGAGGGGCTGCCGATTGAGGGTGGCTTCCAGAACCACGTCCTTGACGTTTTCAGACAGGTCGTGGAGTTTCTCAGGAGGGTTCTCAAGGACGGGGAGGTTCTGAGAAAGCTCGCCGAGGATCCCTTCATCAGCCTAAAGGAAGAGGGCGGAAAGTGGTACATCGAGATTCCAGACGTGAGGACGTACATACAAGCAACGGGAAGGACGAGCAGGCTCTTCGCGGGAGGAATAACCAAGGGACTAAGCGTCCTGATAGTGGACAACGAGAAGGTCTTCAACGGTTTAGTTAGACAGATGCGCTGGCGCTTCACCGAGTTCAAGATGGTGCCCTTCGAAGAGCTGAACCTCGAGGAGATACTCCGTCAGATCGATGAGGACAGGGAGAAGGTAAGGCTCGTGATGGCGGGCAAGATAAGCGCCAAAGTCAAGGATCTCGTTAAATCCGCTTTGATGATAGTCGAGAGCCCGAACAAGGCAAGAACCATAGCCAACTTCTTCGGCCAGCCGAGCAAGAGGAGGATAGGCGACCTCGTCGCTTATGAAGTGAGCATAGGCAACAGGATGCTGACGATTTTGGCGAGCGGCGGACATATGTTCGACCTTGTGACCAACGAAGGCTACCACGGCGTCCTCGTCGAGCAGAATGATGGAATGCTGAAGTTCATCCCAGTTTACGACACCATCAAGCGCTGCCGCGACTGCGGCCATCAGTTCGTGGATTGGGAGGAGAAAGGTATCTGTCCGCGCTGCGGCTCGACCAATGTCCGCGATGCGCTCGAAAACGTCAAGGCCATGCGCGAGATAGCACAGGAGGTTGACGAGATACTCATAGCGACGGACCCCGACACCGAGGGTGAGAAGATAGCTTGGGACATAAGGAACGTCCTCTCACCTTACACCCCGAACATCAGGCGCATAGAGTTCCACGAGGTCACGAGACCTGCAATACTGAGGGCCATCGAGGAGGCGCGCGACATCAACGAGGGCCGCGTGAATGCCCAGCTCGTGAGGAGGATAGAGGACAGGTGGATAGGCTTCGAACTCAGTCAAGAGCTCCAGCGCGTGTTTGAAAACAGGAACCTCTCAGCTGGAAGGGTTCAGACGCCCGTCCTTGGCTGGGTCATAGAGAGGTATAAGGAGTTCACGGAGAGCGAGACTTACTTCCTCGGTTTAACCCTCGAGAACGGCCTAAGCGTAACACTCGAGGTCGGCAAAGACGGCAAAGAAGTCAAGCCCCCCGAGGAGATCGTCGTTGAAGATGTTAGCATCGAAGAGCGCGAGATAAACCCATCCCCACCCTACACCACCGATGCGATGCTGCGCGATGCATCAACCTTTCTCAAGCTTTCGGCTCCAGAGACGATGCGCTTGGCTCAGGACCTGTTCGAGCTGGGTTTAATCACCTACCACCGTACCGACTCGACACACGTCAGCAGCACTGGAATAGAGGTTGCCAAGGAATACATAACTCAGGAAATCGGAGAGGAGTACTTCAAGCCGAGGCCTTGGGGTGAGGAGGGAACCCACGAGGCCATAAGGCCGACGAGGCCGATAGACACGGGCAGGTTAATGCAGCTTATCCGTGATGGCGTTATTACTCTTCCCAAGAACCTCACGAGGAATCACTACAGGCTTTACGATATGATATTCAAGCGCTTCATGACCAGCCAGATGAAAGCCGCGAAGGTTCTCTATGAAAAGGCCACCATCGATGCCAGCGTTGGGAAGGCTGAAGTGGAGGGCTACGTGGATATACTTTACGATGGATGGGCCCGCATAAGGAAGCTGCCCCTCAGGGAGCTGCCAAAGCTTGAGAAAGGACAGAAGCTCAAGGTGGTTGAGAGCAAGAAGTGGAAGGCACCGAAGGTCCAGCTATACACCCAGGGTGACCTCATTGCGTTAATGAAAGAAAAGAAGATAGGCAGGCCCTCTACCTATGCCAAGATAGTTAAGACGCTCCTCCAGCGTTACTATGTCATCGAGACCCGCGGGCGGAAGAAGCTCGTGCCGACGGAACAGGGCATTAAGGTTTACCACTACCTCATCAGCAAGTACAAAGAACTGGTCAGCGAGGAAAAGACCCGTGAACTTGAGGAGATAATGGATCAAATAGAAGAAAATAAAGTTGACTACCAAACGGTGCTTAGGCAGCTTTACAGTGAGATACAGGAATATCTGAAATGA
- a CDS encoding SWIM zinc finger domain-containing protein, with product MDERTLKKGERYYKAGKVLWVVKYKDKLFSKVLGTYPYYVELDLSTGENRCTCPLGGDCKHVAAVIKAHENGFYFEALEDYALLYPEAVVLEMLASVPELALDVTLKELRFAMSTDESGSEVARLFRRVLRLAEITKRVEVLHVLEEILDEYKHVFSDYELALKLEDELRELKTRL from the coding sequence ATGGACGAGAGGACTCTCAAAAAAGGGGAGCGCTACTATAAGGCCGGTAAGGTTCTCTGGGTTGTTAAGTATAAGGACAAACTCTTCTCCAAGGTTCTTGGGACGTATCCATACTATGTCGAGCTTGACCTCTCCACCGGTGAGAACAGGTGCACCTGCCCCCTGGGTGGAGACTGCAAACACGTTGCCGCCGTGATAAAGGCCCACGAAAACGGCTTCTACTTCGAGGCCCTGGAAGACTATGCTCTGCTGTATCCTGAGGCCGTGGTATTGGAGATGCTGGCGAGCGTTCCGGAGCTGGCGCTGGATGTTACCCTCAAGGAGCTCCGCTTTGCGATGAGCACCGATGAGAGCGGCAGCGAGGTGGCGAGGCTCTTCAGAAGGGTGCTGAGGCTTGCCGAAATCACGAAAAGGGTTGAAGTGCTTCACGTCCTCGAGGAGATTCTTGACGAATACAAACACGTCTTCAGCGATTACGAGCTGGCCCTAAAGCTTGAGGATGAACTGAGGGAGCTTAAGACGAGGCTCTAA
- a CDS encoding DUF4139 domain-containing protein produces the protein MKRKMLVGLGAVLILILAVFSFQGEKAVDSNTTVVLYNSVKIGVIEKTIEVELEGGINSVSLDELAGLDIAEVTIRPLDDGARVLGIFSRGSTGDIYSANVGSEVEVKLRSGDTVTGKFLGIKDGKLAIQGDAYYIINPDEVVYFKAKNLEGASSVYASIQADNAGRYSFDVIYRVSNMSWSSRYKLYIEDTAKLYGYIVIDNPTAQTFEGAKVLLVAGDVQLYQKAFPQPGVIYAKAEEGVVELSEPQKIEAFYLYKLGIVDLNPSSKMAFPYISFEVPFEREYLYESYPYGDGAVYESISFKTEQVLPAGVVEIYRETEDGTLLIGERWIEHTPKDETLRIGIGRDYDLKGSTVILEEEHGDGYAYYKVKVTVENFGEETKTVIVRHYKWGKLLSSSIDPINETVNYVEFKVTLKPGEKKEIVFDYESRW, from the coding sequence ATGAAGAGAAAAATGCTCGTCGGACTTGGGGCTGTGCTGATTCTGATTCTGGCGGTTTTTTCTTTCCAGGGAGAGAAGGCTGTAGATAGCAACACCACGGTCGTTCTGTACAACTCCGTTAAGATCGGGGTAATTGAGAAGACGATCGAGGTGGAACTCGAGGGAGGAATAAACAGCGTTTCCCTCGACGAGTTGGCGGGTTTGGATATAGCTGAGGTCACGATAAGACCGCTCGACGACGGGGCGAGAGTCCTCGGAATCTTCAGTCGAGGTTCTACTGGTGACATTTACAGCGCCAACGTCGGGAGCGAGGTCGAGGTGAAGCTGAGGAGCGGCGATACCGTTACCGGAAAGTTCCTTGGCATCAAGGACGGCAAGCTTGCTATCCAGGGCGATGCATACTACATCATCAACCCGGACGAGGTGGTTTACTTTAAAGCCAAGAACCTCGAGGGTGCTTCGAGCGTTTACGCATCCATCCAGGCCGATAATGCCGGCAGATACAGCTTCGACGTCATCTACCGCGTTTCCAACATGAGCTGGTCTTCCCGCTACAAGCTCTACATCGAAGATACCGCCAAACTCTACGGCTACATCGTGATAGACAACCCCACCGCTCAGACCTTTGAGGGTGCGAAGGTTCTCCTCGTTGCCGGTGATGTCCAGCTTTATCAGAAAGCCTTCCCACAGCCGGGGGTTATCTATGCAAAAGCTGAAGAGGGAGTCGTGGAGCTGAGTGAGCCCCAGAAGATCGAGGCCTTCTACTTGTACAAGCTCGGTATAGTCGACCTGAACCCGTCGAGCAAGATGGCCTTTCCGTACATAAGCTTCGAGGTTCCCTTCGAGCGTGAGTATCTCTACGAGAGTTATCCCTACGGCGACGGGGCGGTCTATGAGTCAATCTCGTTCAAGACGGAGCAGGTTCTTCCAGCAGGGGTTGTCGAGATTTACAGGGAAACCGAGGACGGAACTCTCCTTATAGGGGAACGCTGGATAGAGCACACGCCCAAGGACGAGACCCTCAGGATAGGCATAGGAAGGGACTACGACCTCAAGGGGAGCACGGTTATCCTTGAGGAGGAGCACGGCGATGGATACGCCTACTACAAGGTAAAAGTAACGGTTGAGAACTTCGGCGAGGAGACGAAGACGGTCATAGTGAGGCACTACAAATGGGGCAAGCTGCTGAGCTCGAGCATTGACCCTATCAATGAGACCGTCAACTACGTCGAGTTCAAGGTCACTCTGAAACCCGGAGAAAAGAAGGAGATAGTTTTCGACTACGAGAGCCGCTGGTGA
- a CDS encoding acetate--CoA ligase family protein: MDRIEKARAIIEKAKAENRPLVEPEAKEILKLYGVPVPDFKVATNEEEAVQFAREIGYPVVMKIVSPQIIHKSDAGGVKVNIKNDEEARQAFRTIMENAKNYKPDADLWGVIVYKMLPLGKEVIVGMIRDPQFGPAIMFGLGGIFVEILKDVSFRVAPITKEEALDMIKEIKAYPILAGARGEKPVNIEALADIIVKVGELALELPEIKELDINPIFAYEDSAVAVDARMLL; the protein is encoded by the coding sequence ATGGACAGGATTGAGAAGGCTAGGGCAATCATTGAGAAGGCCAAGGCCGAAAACAGGCCGCTCGTCGAACCGGAGGCCAAGGAGATACTCAAGCTCTACGGCGTCCCGGTTCCGGACTTCAAGGTCGCCACCAACGAGGAGGAGGCCGTTCAGTTCGCAAGGGAAATCGGCTACCCGGTCGTTATGAAGATTGTTTCTCCGCAAATCATCCACAAGAGCGACGCGGGTGGAGTTAAGGTCAACATCAAGAACGACGAGGAGGCCAGACAGGCCTTCAGAACCATCATGGAGAACGCCAAGAACTACAAGCCGGATGCGGACCTCTGGGGTGTCATCGTCTACAAGATGCTCCCGCTCGGCAAGGAGGTCATCGTCGGAATGATCCGCGACCCGCAGTTCGGTCCAGCCATCATGTTCGGTCTCGGTGGAATCTTCGTCGAGATTCTCAAGGACGTTTCCTTCCGCGTTGCCCCGATAACCAAGGAAGAGGCCCTTGACATGATAAAGGAGATAAAGGCCTATCCGATTCTCGCTGGAGCCCGCGGTGAGAAGCCGGTGAACATCGAGGCCCTCGCTGACATAATCGTCAAGGTCGGCGAGCTGGCTCTGGAGCTTCCGGAGATCAAGGAGCTCGACATCAACCCGATCTTCGCCTACGAGGACAGCGCGGTTGCCGTTGACGCGAGGATGCTTCTCTGA
- the cas6 gene encoding CRISPR-associated endoribonuclease Cas6, producing the protein MCVYIRATMNKKVGDVHVRFAIRLLPKNEPFKIPFNHQHKLQGLVYRRIQSVNPNLSLSLHNPKVPKLFTYSLFMAEKRELAEDKSHLLGYRRGFFYFSTPIAEIAEAFIGGLLQKPEVELWGEKFTVEEVQALAEPQKLSGRKFVTLSPIAVTTKRVQFGKPRSYDLGPNEPEFYERIKENLREKYARIHGDRPPEEFEMKVLNAKPKRFEVKPGIFQIAWHLVFRAYGDDELLRVGYQAGFGEKNSIGFGMVKVDGRGRT; encoded by the coding sequence ATGTGTGTTTACATCCGAGCTACCATGAACAAGAAAGTTGGTGATGTCCACGTGAGGTTTGCAATAAGACTCCTTCCGAAGAATGAACCATTTAAGATACCCTTCAACCACCAGCACAAGCTCCAGGGACTTGTCTACCGAAGGATTCAGAGCGTCAATCCAAACCTCAGCCTAAGCCTCCACAATCCAAAGGTCCCGAAGCTCTTCACGTATTCCCTCTTCATGGCCGAGAAGAGAGAGTTGGCGGAGGACAAAAGCCATCTGCTCGGCTACAGACGGGGCTTCTTCTACTTCTCGACGCCCATCGCCGAGATTGCTGAAGCCTTCATCGGCGGCCTGCTCCAGAAACCTGAGGTAGAGCTCTGGGGCGAGAAGTTCACGGTTGAGGAAGTCCAAGCTCTCGCTGAGCCACAAAAACTGAGCGGGAGGAAGTTCGTGACCCTCTCACCGATAGCCGTGACGACGAAGAGGGTTCAGTTCGGAAAGCCGAGGAGCTATGACCTTGGCCCCAACGAGCCGGAGTTCTACGAGCGAATCAAAGAGAATCTGCGCGAGAAGTATGCCCGCATTCACGGCGACAGGCCACCGGAAGAGTTCGAGATGAAGGTCCTCAACGCCAAGCCCAAGCGCTTCGAGGTCAAGCCAGGCATCTTCCAGATCGCGTGGCATCTCGTCTTCAGGGCCTACGGCGACGATGAACTGCTGAGGGTTGGCTACCAAGCTGGTTTCGGGGAGAAGAACTCGATCGGGTTTGGGATGGTGAAAGTTGATGGGAGGGGAAGAACTTAG
- the cas7i gene encoding type I-B CRISPR-associated protein Cas7/Cst2/DevR, whose translation MSRFLVMDVVFYGSSLNYDQGSGNYQELKKITRWDGRQYTLVSRYALRYSLLETGRKLGLWEVAEGEKLHRAGSGDNTVIQPATDLLLTGEILLYPEFDLFGYLITSTTPQNFRSAPAKLSHAVSMTPFNYDALFNANLGMANRMRKVYGEMKPNPFTAEEHETFYLYSLVVDLDEVGTVDVFVTLGSEVTLGRDEERKEVKMKIEDIVVNDGKVRFILKKGKETRELVQSEKVKLESFENVNNKLVHIRYSLLPEEKKERMEKLIEGILNLKRSIKGREEDLRPRLLVLGIYKDTPYQTFKDRIQLLDEYSEEEYDEIEEREENGKKVIRIRHVVSKSRKPMFQIVGLPKDINVAELNESRVLSAIEKLLQDGEKLSEVKVFKDPSIEVKLK comes from the coding sequence ATGAGCAGGTTCCTCGTTATGGACGTCGTCTTTTATGGTAGCTCCCTCAACTACGACCAAGGGAGCGGGAATTACCAGGAACTCAAGAAGATAACCCGCTGGGATGGAAGGCAGTACACGCTCGTGAGCAGGTATGCGCTGAGGTATAGCTTACTCGAAACTGGCAGAAAACTCGGCCTCTGGGAAGTGGCTGAGGGAGAAAAGCTTCACCGCGCGGGAAGTGGTGATAACACTGTGATACAGCCCGCAACGGACCTGCTTCTCACAGGAGAGATACTCCTCTATCCAGAGTTCGACCTCTTTGGATACTTGATAACTTCAACGACACCCCAGAACTTCAGAAGTGCCCCTGCAAAGTTAAGCCACGCGGTTTCAATGACGCCCTTTAACTACGACGCGCTCTTCAACGCGAACCTTGGCATGGCCAACAGGATGAGGAAAGTTTACGGCGAGATGAAGCCAAACCCGTTCACGGCCGAGGAACACGAGACATTCTACCTCTACTCGCTCGTCGTTGACCTTGACGAGGTCGGAACAGTTGATGTTTTCGTAACCCTCGGAAGCGAGGTCACCCTGGGCAGGGACGAGGAGAGAAAGGAAGTCAAGATGAAAATCGAGGACATAGTAGTCAACGATGGTAAGGTCAGGTTCATCCTCAAAAAGGGGAAGGAGACGAGAGAACTCGTCCAGAGTGAGAAGGTAAAGCTTGAAAGCTTCGAGAACGTTAACAACAAACTCGTCCACATAAGGTATTCCCTGCTCCCCGAAGAAAAGAAAGAGCGCATGGAGAAGCTCATCGAGGGTATACTCAATCTAAAGCGCTCCATTAAGGGCAGGGAGGAAGATCTTAGACCGAGACTTCTTGTTCTTGGAATTTATAAGGACACCCCCTACCAGACGTTTAAGGACAGAATCCAGCTCCTAGACGAATACAGCGAAGAGGAATACGACGAAATCGAGGAACGCGAGGAGAATGGGAAGAAGGTCATCAGGATAAGGCACGTCGTCTCCAAGAGCAGGAAGCCAATGTTCCAGATAGTGGGTCTTCCAAAGGACATCAATGTAGCTGAACTCAATGAGTCTAGGGTTCTGTCGGCGATTGAAAAGCTCCTCCAAGACGGAGAAAAGCTCTCAGAGGTGAAGGTTTTCAAAGACCCGAGCATAGAAGTAAAGCTCAAGTGA
- the cas5b gene encoding type I-B CRISPR-associated protein Cas5b: MAMAEKTLFIELFQPFAQYRNPFTFYYAQTYPLPPKSTIIGMLQNALNDWYGLERGIETWWDLKVSVHGGFESVFWNYQQLIKATKTGISLVRFRGKPTLWNQNLPLYGFPVTSQRSPVLQQELFNGWIYLLLKGEESLLNEIKEALKQPRKVLSLGRSEDVVFVRRVEFTEGTEKTAREVAIRYPTYVAASIEMLRKKEYPTYAIPVKVIFKNDGKPVRHKAEINTNTFRDVEFKSVIYVGAWTFLKFKEKVRLEEYSIEGKTLKVVTDGSASGWL, encoded by the coding sequence ATGGCCATGGCCGAGAAAACGCTGTTCATAGAGCTATTCCAGCCCTTCGCTCAGTATCGCAACCCCTTTACCTTTTATTATGCCCAGACTTACCCGTTGCCACCAAAGTCAACGATAATCGGCATGCTCCAAAACGCTCTTAACGACTGGTATGGTCTTGAGCGCGGCATTGAAACCTGGTGGGATCTAAAGGTCAGCGTTCACGGCGGCTTTGAGAGCGTTTTCTGGAACTACCAGCAGCTGATAAAGGCGACAAAAACGGGAATATCGCTCGTCCGCTTCAGGGGAAAACCCACACTGTGGAACCAAAACCTCCCCCTCTACGGCTTCCCCGTAACCTCTCAGAGAAGTCCCGTTTTGCAGCAGGAGCTCTTCAACGGCTGGATTTACCTCCTTCTAAAGGGAGAAGAGAGCTTACTGAACGAGATAAAAGAAGCCCTTAAGCAGCCAAGGAAGGTGCTGTCCCTCGGCAGGAGCGAGGACGTTGTCTTCGTGAGGAGGGTGGAGTTCACTGAAGGGACAGAAAAAACAGCGAGAGAAGTTGCGATTAGGTATCCAACCTACGTTGCTGCATCCATTGAAATGCTGAGGAAAAAGGAGTATCCAACGTACGCTATTCCCGTAAAGGTCATCTTCAAGAACGATGGAAAGCCCGTGAGGCACAAGGCAGAGATAAACACCAATACATTCAGAGACGTTGAGTTCAAATCTGTAATCTACGTTGGTGCCTGGACGTTCCTGAAGTTCAAAGAGAAAGTAAGGCTTGAGGAGTATTCAATCGAAGGAAAGACACTCAAGGTTGTTACCGATGGGAGTGCGAGCGGGTGGTTGTGA